Within Lolium rigidum isolate FL_2022 chromosome 5, APGP_CSIRO_Lrig_0.1, whole genome shotgun sequence, the genomic segment GTCGACTTTCTCGTTCTCCTGGGGGGTGGCTACAGGTGATGATTCTGTGGCGGTAGAATTagctgcagcagcagctgctgctatAGTGATCCTCTGTTCTTCCAGGGCCTCTGTGTACCAATAGAGTGAGGTGTGTTTCATCAGAGGAAATCAAGGTGATAATGCTACAAACAAAGATTAAATTTCCGTTGAGTGATAACAAAGCGCAAACCTTGCAAACCTTCACTCGTCGTGATtagatcaagctcgaggagatcAAGAAGGCGCCCGAGATCAACTCCACTTGTCCAGTTCTCTGGACCCTGACCGCTTTTCAGCTTCAACCTTCCACGATTAGCCGTGCCACCCCATATAATCCCTATAGGCTGTGGCTTCTCACCCTCTTGTCCTGTTAAGATTATAAGGCTTCCACTGTCCCCTTCAAGATCAAATGTTTGCTGGTTCTCTCCGACAACGAGAAAGTCAGTAAAAAAGCATATGCCCTTCTCATCATTGTACTCAAGAGCATATGCCATGACGGTCCCTGTTGTCAGACCTGAGCTTCTTCCCACTTTAACAACCTGCTTACCAATGAGACTGCCAATTGGGGACTGTAGATCGATTGCCTTGATATCACCAATGAGTCCCACTCCTTTAACtgaagtgcttacattagtaatgTCAAAGTCGTCCGAAAACGGTATAAATGCACCATCAGCCCGGACAAATGTTTCTGCAGATGCATCACAAGGGTAAATGATATTTAGGGAACACAAACACTATATAAGAACATATCACAGTAACAAAAGTAGACAGTAAAAGCATGAATTGAATGGACTGCAAGATCGACCTGACAAGGAAAGATGCACAAATAAACTATTCTTTCAGTTGGACTAGATTTGGTCGTTGAATTATTTAACTAATAATATATCAAGTGATTCTCATGACACAGCATGTTACCTGGGTTTGTTCCTGCATAGATACCATACCAAACATCATCAGTGATAAAAGATGTTGCTCTCTCAACAGCACCTAGGTAAACTCCAGGTCCAAGATTAGGGGGCAAGGGATGGAACATCTTCTGATTAGGATAATCCAGGTCAACTGCAACATGTCTGTTGGTTAGGAAGCCTACTTGCTTGTTGCCAGATCGACTCTTCACAATGGCACCCAAAGTCCCATAGGTTTCAAGGCTAGCTACCTGAGGATTATAAAACAAACAACTCTGAGTTACAGCATACCAGTTCATGAAACTGACAGCTAAATAATGATTCTGATGCACAGGAAAGATTATTGAAATAAAATAATAACAGATTCTTTGGTCCTTCTGTTATTTGATTAAGCCAAGCAGATCAGGCGGCCtccatgcatgatgcatgatttgGTAAATGTAGTAATAATAAATATGTAGGTTTGAGTTGTTTGATTGCACAGTAGAAAAAACAAAAGGTATATTTCCAAGAAGTTTGAGGCCCCTAAATATTTGCAATACTAGTGAAAGGCAACCGGCACTACATTAACTTCAACTGTCAAGAAGAAGCAGAGCAATTTCAGTAACTGTGAAAAAAAAGACCTGTGAACCAGAACCAATAGATGGATCACTGCCACGCAATCCATCCACAAGCTCATCATACAGTTGTTCCTTGGGAGTCGCTGCAGGTGCACCATAATAAGAGAATTCAACAACGTCAACATCACACCACACACCCCCAGGCCCCTGTTTATGGAACAGAAAGAGATAGATTATTAAATTCCGCATGACCTACATAATTTGCTAAAGATATGTAAGAACATTTGCACCTCAAGGGCAGCTGGAAGACACTGCGTAGGCCTAAGCCACTTCTTGTTCACCTTCCTCGCAACAAACACGAGGATCGCAGGTGTGTCAGTCAGCGTCCCCTTCCTGATTCGGAACCCGATCGCCGTGCCCAGACTAAACCGCCTTAGGATCTTGCTGTGGAAAGCCCTtatgatcatcaagtcaagcaaggTGGTGGCCTGCTGCCCCTTGGGGAGGCGGCCAAGGTGGCCCGGGAGGACCCCCTTCTGCAGGTTCCCAAAGTAGTTGGTGCGGCCTTCGGCGGACCCGTGCATCAGGGTAGACGTAGGCCAGGAGAAGTAGGCGGCGCTGCTCTCGGAGTGCTGACCGGCTGAGGCGACTGGCtggagcggcgacggcgacgggcaGCAGTTATGGTGGTGGCTGCTGCAGCCGTTTCTCTCCATGTCCAGCGATGGTTGGGGCGATGGTGGTCCGGCATGCGCCTTCCAGATATCTGAAGGCTGCATTATGCAACTACcatctgcgtttcttgagctttaGGAATCCTCTGTACCAATCTGCAGCACTGAAGAGTGAGGCCTTAGGTAAATAGTACATTACTGCTACATAGCTTAGCTTCAGGCTGACGCAGAAACATCAAGATAAAATAGCATCAGTTACCAGCCATAAAATGAAACATAATCGGAAATTCGTCTAGTAGCACTAGAAGTCAGAATTTGCAAAACAGCCACATGAAAGTGAAAGTGAAGCTGAAAGACTCGAGTGGTAACTAAGAACTGTGAAAAAATAGGAATTTTGGGGTATTTGCTTGCAAAGAGAAGAAGGTTTGAGGGGTGGGGGCAGATCCGGAGCTCACACCTCGGCCGGCACACACAGTGAGTTGAGTACCAGCGCGAGCTCTCTCAGAACAGTGAGTACCTTGCGCTTGCGGCGTCGGTGGGGGATGCGGGAGTAAGTCGGGTGGGCGGGCGGGCTGgtcagggaggcggcggcgccattACCGGCGGATCTGGAGGGCTGCCGCGGCCTGAGGTGGAGGCGGGCGGCTCCGGCGAAATTCCGATCTGAGGGCTCCGCTCCGGTGAGGAGGTAGGAGGGAGTGCAAGAATGGTTACCGGGGGTCTATCGGGATATTTGGCACATGTCACTTGGAGGCAAATACGGCTCCACTTGGAGGGTAAAGTCGGAATTTGTTCACATCCAATTTGTTTTGTAAATCGAGTTTGGAATTTGAATTCGTATGGCATGTTAATCACATGATTTACTCGATATGTTATTCACATGTATTTGAACTTTTTGAGGCTTCATGCTATCCT encodes:
- the LOC124652357 gene encoding protein NARROW LEAF 1-like yields the protein MQPSDIWKAHAGPPSPQPSLDMERNGCSSHHHNCCPSPSPLQPVASAGQHSESSAAYFSWPTSTLMHGSAEGRTNYFGNLQKGVLPGHLGRLPKGQQATTLLDLMIIRAFHSKILRRFSLGTAIGFRIRKGTLTDTPAILVFVARKVNKKWLRPTQCLPAALEGPGGVWCDVDVVEFSYYGAPAATPKEQLYDELVDGLRGSDPSIGSGSQVASLETYGTLGAIVKSRSGNKQVGFLTNRHVAVDLDYPNQKMFHPLPPNLGPGVYLGAVERATSFITDDVWYGIYAGTNPETFVRADGAFIPFSDDFDITNVSTSVKGVGLIGDIKAIDLQSPIGSLIGKQVVKVGRSSGLTTGTVMAYALEYNDEKGICFFTDFLVVGENQQTFDLEGDSGSLIILTGQEGEKPQPIGIIWGGTANRGRLKLKSGQGPENWTSGVDLGRLLDLLELDLITTSEGLQEALEEQRITIAAAAAAANSTATESSPVATPQENEKVDKIYEPLGINIQQLPRDGSANSTDQPNEFHVDTVEGMNNVEERQFIPNLIGMSPMRDAQEGNGELENLAELQNSPEDICFSLHLGEREPKRLRSDSTTVDIDLQK